A genomic region of Colletotrichum destructivum chromosome 1, complete sequence contains the following coding sequences:
- a CDS encoding Putative zn(2)Cys(6) fungal-type DNA-binding domain-containing protein: MKPQRQILPAGPSAASGASPEQGSTPQSATGISSSAPRRRLHTKIACTSCRRRKLKCDGQRPVCSLCASMGRTRCEYDAGPSVTRFAALKTKYEELQRRVTLFEELFRLLSMRSAAESVELISRMRTANIETDLEDLVKFIKNADLLMQLASDQPDQTASGESDVDMHLPIMSLDDISSLLELLKPAVSKLDASARTVLMDTIRHDIDVFTSHEGCRSGSAETVKPEGMPDGEAHAEMDSGRSQIQRGLF; this comes from the exons ATGAAACCTCAGCGACAGATTCTACCCGCAGGCCCGTCAGCAGCCAGCGGCGCCTCACCAGAACAGGGGTCGACCCCGCAATCCGCTACCGGAATCTCCTCAAGTGCTCCTAGACGCCGTCTCCATACAAAGATTGCTTGCACCTCATGTCGTCGGAGGAAATTAAAGTGCGATGGCCAGCGTCCCGTGTGCTCCCTATGTGCCAGCATGGGCCGTACAAGGTGTGAGTACGATGCCGGCCCAAGCGTTACTCGCTTTGCAGCTCTCAAAACCAAGTACGAGGAACTGCAGCGCCGCGTCACCCTCTTCGAAGAACTCTTCCGCCTGCTATCGATGCGCTCAGCGGCCGAGTCCGTCGAACTCATCAGCCGCATGCGCACCGCCAACATCGAAACGGACCTCGAAGACCTCGTCAAGTTCATCAAGAACGCCGACTTGTTGATGCAACTGGCCTCCGACCAGCCGGACCAGACCGCCTCGGGAGAGTCAGATGTCGACATGCACCTCCCAATCATGTCCCTGGACGACATATCCTCTCTTCTCGAGCTTTT AAAACCGGCCGTTTCTAAACTCGACGCCTCAGCCCGGACTGTTTTAATGGACACGATTAGACATGACATAGATGTTTTCACCTCACACGAAGGCTGTCGATCAGGCTCCGCGGAAACAGTGAAGCCGGAAGGAATGCCGGACGGAGAGGCACACGCAGAGATGGACAGCGGACGATCCCAGATACAAAGGGGTCTTTTTTAA